The following are from one region of the Quercus robur chromosome 1, dhQueRobu3.1, whole genome shotgun sequence genome:
- the LOC126727053 gene encoding uncharacterized protein LOC126727053 translates to MERKNKGKAPAQDHSQSKGFPAGRPFKMHEGASSGVKPSGSTSLQGDVPAEVTYSNGDILIALQEVLSKNLQFHNGTYSELPDSIKFILDNLQFAFTKNHSNVFHKTLRALEIHLVNLTAQNEIYMSHYGNLIPDNDLASNIDFVPENNLVSKKEALVSRLKAYISQLFAKEEIHSMDKKTIMGTDYARLSLKTQSMLRSAVANLPSDLQSRILDSKAMSRSFDLWSKYFRKLVTATIPDPNEIDEGDNVFIQLEWEDHFGSSLRVYEKKHPFPGLLINFDDGSYFTDEDSDDSDDDDPNSSWLSQMFEYGFVRFVKLTSHKQASQLPQIIQNAIKGFENSSIRPFVTIRCYSTLPKWEKNNWMNVNPSRHLILINGYTHQGPWFKGNSQLSFKDPFGLAKCWRNYFNNQIREVAHDLWKNYHFIGSTGRIAVFGPKPYADAFVHLQKKDHPNLNSLLIPGKTPKFEPILYCGFCNKYAIYHEHVCDSPQGLFDPFDGYPSDAPSTD, encoded by the coding sequence atggaaaggaaaaacaagggaaaagctcCTGCACAGGACCATTCCCAAAGCAAAGGGTTCCCAGCGGGACGaccttttaaaatgcatgaaggcgcatcttctggtgtaaaacccagtggatcaacatcccttcaaggaGATGTCCCGGCGGAGGTGACATACTCCAATGgtgatatattaattgctttacaggaagttttgtcaaaaaatctaCAATTCCACAATGGTACCTATTCAGAATTACCAGattctattaaattcattcttgataacCTTCAGTTTGCTTTTACCAAAAATCACAGTaatgtttttcacaaaacccttagagcccttgaaatccaccttgttaacCTTACTGCTCAAAACGAGATTTATATGAGCCATTATGGTAACCTTATTCCAGATAATGACCTTGCTTCAAATATTGACTTTGTTCCAGAAAATaaccttgtttcaaaaaaagaGGCTCTTGTGAGCCGTCTTAAAGCCtacattagtcaactctttgcCAAAGAGGAGATCCATTCGATGGATAAAAAGACTATAATGGGCACTGATTAtgctagattgagtcttaagacccaatccatgttaagaagtgctgttgccaacttgccttcaGATTTACAATCTCGTATTCTGGATAGCAAGGCTATGTCTAGGTCTTTTGACCTATGGTCCAAGTATTTTAGAAAACTTGTTACTGCTACTATTCCTGACCCTAATGAAATAGACGAAGGTGATAATGTCTTTATTCAGCTTGAATGGGAAGATCACTTTGGGAGCAGTctcagagtatatgaaaagaaacatccatttcctggtctccttattaattttgatgatggttcatatttcactgatgaagattcagatgatagtgatgatgatgatcctaATTCTAGCTGGCtttcccaaatgtttgaatatggctttgtTAGGTTTGTAAAGTTGACAAGTCATAAACAGGCTAGCCAACTTCCACAGATCATTCAGAATGCTATTAAAGGGTTTGAAAACTCTTCCATTAGACCTTTTGTTACTATTAGATGCTATAGCACTCTACCAAAATGGGAGAAAAATAACTGGATGAATGTTAACCCCTCAAggcatctcattctcattaatggcTATACTCACCAAGGGCCATGGTTCAAGGGAAATTCTCAATTGTCCTTTAAAGATCCTTTTGGTCTTGCAAAATgctggagaaattattttaataatcaaattcgtGAAGTTGCTCATGAtctatggaaaaattatcatttcataggaAGCACAGGTAGAATTGCTGTTTTTGGCCCCAAACCCTATGCTGATGCCTTTGTTCACCTACAAAAAAAAGATCATCCTAATCTAAACAGTCTTCTTATCCCAGGAAAAACTCCAAAgtttgagccaattttatattgtggattctgtaacaagtatgctatttaccatgagcatgtatgtgattctccacaaggtctttttgatccttttgatggTTATCCCTCCGATGCTCCCTCTACTGATTGA